From a region of the Haloferax volcanii DS2 genome:
- the tuf gene encoding translation elongation factor EF-1 subunit alpha, which produces MSDKPHQNLAIIGHVDHGKSTLVGRLLFETGSVPEHVIEQHREEAEEKGKGGFEFAYVMDNLAEERERGVTIDIAHQEFDTDEFYFTIVDCPGHRDFVKNMITGASQADNAVLVVAADDGVAPQTREHVFLARTLGIGELIIAVNKMDVVDYSEDKYKDVKEQVNKLLKQVRFNSDDATYVPISAFEGDNIAERSDNTSWYDGDILLEALNNLPAPQPPTDAPLRLPIQDVYTISGIGTVPVGRIETGTLNPGDNVSFQPSDVGGEVKTVEMHHEEVDQAGPGDNVGFNVRGVGKDDIRRGDVCGPADDPPKVAETFKAQVVVMQHPSVITAGYTPVFHAHTAQVACTIESIDQKLDPASGEVAEENPDFIKSGDAAIVTVRPQKPLSIEPSSEIPELGSFAVRDMGQTIAAGKVLEVNER; this is translated from the coding sequence ATGAGCGACAAACCCCACCAGAACCTGGCCATTATCGGCCACGTCGACCACGGTAAGAGTACGCTCGTCGGCCGACTCCTGTTCGAGACCGGCTCCGTCCCGGAGCACGTCATCGAGCAGCACCGAGAGGAAGCCGAGGAGAAGGGCAAGGGCGGATTCGAATTCGCCTACGTCATGGACAACCTCGCCGAAGAGCGCGAGCGCGGTGTCACCATCGACATCGCCCACCAGGAGTTCGACACGGACGAGTTCTACTTCACCATCGTCGACTGTCCTGGCCACCGCGACTTCGTCAAGAACATGATCACCGGTGCTTCGCAGGCTGACAACGCGGTACTCGTCGTCGCCGCCGACGACGGTGTCGCGCCGCAGACCCGCGAGCACGTCTTCCTCGCCCGCACGCTGGGCATCGGCGAACTCATCATCGCGGTCAACAAGATGGACGTCGTCGATTACAGCGAAGACAAGTACAAGGACGTCAAGGAGCAGGTCAACAAGCTCCTCAAGCAGGTCCGCTTCAACTCCGACGACGCGACCTACGTCCCGATTTCGGCCTTCGAGGGCGACAACATCGCCGAGCGCTCCGACAACACGTCGTGGTACGACGGCGACATCCTCCTCGAAGCACTCAACAACCTGCCGGCACCGCAGCCGCCGACGGACGCGCCGCTGCGCCTGCCCATCCAGGACGTCTACACCATCTCCGGCATCGGTACGGTCCCGGTCGGCCGTATCGAGACGGGTACCCTCAACCCCGGCGACAACGTGAGCTTCCAGCCCTCTGACGTCGGCGGCGAGGTCAAGACCGTCGAGATGCACCACGAGGAAGTCGACCAGGCCGGACCTGGCGACAACGTTGGTTTCAACGTTCGTGGCGTCGGCAAGGACGACATCCGCCGCGGCGACGTCTGTGGCCCGGCCGACGACCCGCCGAAGGTCGCCGAGACGTTCAAGGCGCAGGTCGTCGTCATGCAGCACCCCTCGGTTATCACCGCTGGCTACACGCCGGTCTTCCACGCCCACACGGCGCAGGTCGCGTGTACCATCGAGTCCATCGACCAGAAGCTCGACCCCGCGTCGGGTGAGGTCGCTGAGGAGAACCCGGACTTCATCAAGTCCGGCGACGCTGCCATCGTGACCGTCCGTCCGCAGAAGCCGCTCAGCATCGAGCCGTCCTCCGAGATTCCGGAGCTCGGCAGCTTCGCTGTCCGTGACATGGGTCAGACCATCGCGGCCGGCAAAGTGCTCGAAGTCAACGAGCGATAA
- the rpsJ gene encoding 30S ribosomal protein S10 has translation MQQARVRLAGTSPEDLDDICDDVREIANKTGVNLSGPIPLPTKTLEVPARKSPDGEGTATWEHWEMRVHKRLIDLDADERALRQLMRVQVPNDVSIEIVLED, from the coding sequence ATGCAACAGGCACGCGTTCGGCTCGCCGGCACGAGTCCGGAAGACCTCGACGATATCTGCGACGACGTCCGCGAGATCGCGAACAAGACGGGCGTCAACCTCAGCGGGCCGATCCCGCTGCCCACGAAAACGCTCGAAGTCCCCGCCCGCAAATCGCCTGACGGCGAGGGGACGGCGACGTGGGAGCACTGGGAGATGCGCGTCCACAAGCGTCTCATCGACCTCGACGCTGACGAACGCGCTCTGCGCCAGCTGATGCGCGTTCAGGTTCCGAACGACGTCAGCATCGAGATCGTCCTCGAAGACTAA
- a CDS encoding 2OG-Fe(II) oxygenase family protein, whose product MGILSKLTTDERRETPHIQDEVPADTTGHEVAWVAPADCTVEQLSLWAVPGSEDALQLRPVIRRIRGDPDNPESAEDTDIPSYGGGEQFVTGEPDGDRYHVNAEMRKGDRIVIITDNKSTDYAYRFRALPTVDYLGGIRRVIGGVF is encoded by the coding sequence ATGGGAATTTTATCGAAGCTCACGACCGACGAGCGCCGCGAGACGCCGCACATCCAAGACGAGGTCCCGGCCGACACTACCGGCCACGAGGTCGCGTGGGTCGCGCCCGCCGACTGCACCGTCGAGCAGCTGTCGCTGTGGGCGGTCCCCGGGTCGGAGGACGCCCTGCAGTTGCGACCAGTGATTCGGCGCATCCGGGGTGACCCGGACAACCCGGAGTCTGCCGAGGATACCGACATTCCGAGCTACGGCGGCGGCGAGCAGTTCGTGACCGGTGAGCCCGACGGCGACCGCTACCACGTCAACGCGGAGATGCGCAAGGGTGACCGTATCGTCATCATCACCGACAACAAGAGCACCGACTACGCCTACCGCTTCCGCGCGCTCCCGACCGTCGATTACCTCGGTGGGATTCGGCGCGTCATCGGGGGGGTGTTCTGA